CAGCGCCAGCCATTGGCGAGGCTGGGGGGCAGCCTCCCCAAGACACGAGCACAGCCCTTATGAGGCATCTCAACAGtgttgacattttttaattgacaataaaactgatatttctacaGTGCTTTTGGTTCTCTTTTATTTACCAGTCAAGACAGACACAATTGCAATAGTGCAGACACACCAGTTATACGGGTACTTTACAACTATGtaaatttatttatatagtgtcCTCAGGCTTATTTATCTCAATGATATGATAAATTATTTGTGTGTATGCGTAAGACTAAGAGAAATAAGCAAGATACAGGATCTGTTTTGAGGATGATGAGCGTTATCACGCCATAAGAACAGCAATGGTAAGTTATCAGTAAATCATAATACTATCTAATGTAGGATTTGTGGAGTTAtgtgggtcattccagaattgtaggacatttcatgtcccccatataaaaaatcttggtgaccaacttgcaagtcaaatataacatttgaaatagggattttatttacttttgttggtattattctattgatatatgtctcttgtaatggtaaaatcaatttgttaaatcataaacatattttatttatatagtgtcCTCAggcttatttattttttatatgttttgtcaggcaaaaagcactttctttcaagataagatccaatcttcttattccaatcctaaaaaactattttccatcttctcctccctcctggacccccccaaagccccttccccctcctcccttctgtcaagcgactttgttaatcactttgaaaaaaaggttgacgatattcgctcttctttttctgactcacctctactcaccgccggatcacctgagccaccttcaaccggcacactaacctccttttcccctctctctccaagtgaggttcttaccctcattacctctgcccgccctaccacctgtcctctggaccctatcccttcaaacctccttcagactatcgctcctgatattctaccgtttctcacccatttcatcaacacttctctaacttctggtcactttccaaacagtctcaaggaggcaagagtaaaccctctcctaaagaaacccactctcaacccgtctgatgttataaactacaggcctgtctctctcctcccgttcctgtctaaaacacttgaacgcgctgtctttagacaactctcctgttatctccatcagaacaaccttctggatccgcaccagtctggtttcaaggcaggtcactccacagaaactgccctcattgctgtcactgaggaactgcacactgctaaagcagcctccctctcctctgtcctcatcctgtttgacctgtctgctgcattcgacacggtgaatcatcagatcctccttcgcactctccaagaacttggagtctcaggctctgcactttccctcctcacctcatacctcaaagaccgcacctacaaggtaacctggagagggtccgaatccgacccttgtcaattaactacaggggtccctcagggctctgttcttggtcccctcctcttctccctgtacacaaactcgctcggatctgtcattagcccgcatggtttttcataccactgctacgctgacgacacccaactaattttgtcctttccccgctcagagacccaggtcgtcgcacgcatctctgcttgtttagctgacatctctcagtggatgtccgctcatcatctcaagctcaaccttgacaaaactgaagtgcttttccttccgggaaaagattgtccctctcttgacctgactatcaacatcggcacctctgttgtttccccgacccagactgcaaggaatctgggtgtgatcctggataacaacctgtccttcactgcaaatatcgctgctacaacccgctgctgcagatacacgcttttcaacatcaggaagatacgtccccagctgacccagaaagcgacgcaggttctggtccaggctctcgtcacctcacgcctagactactgcaactccctcctggctggtctacctgcatgtgccatccgacctctgcagctcatccagaatgcagcggctcgtctggtcttcaaccttccaaaattctcccacaccacgccgctcctccgctcccttcactggcttccggtaactgctagaatccatttcaagacactggtacttgcgtaccatgctgcgaatggatctggcccttcctacatccaggacatggttaaaccgtacaccccagcacgtgcacttcgctctgcatcagccaaacgactcgctgcaccctcgctgcgagggggacccaagttcccatcagcaaaaacacgtggatttgctatcctcgctccaaaatggtggaatgagctccccattgaaatcaggaccgcagaaagcttacacaccttccggcgcagactgaaaactcatctctttcgactccacttcgagcgatagaatgactaacaaagaactgctaacagagcacttatatactaataaaggactggcttatctaaagccagttgagtagcacttgaaacgattggctctttgaaacctgatgttcttatatgattctgttttcttcaaggttgtgtcttcctggtcgaatgtacttattgtaagtcgctttggataaaagcgtcagctaaatgcaataatCTGTTTAATCGCTATGTAGGTTCTCTTTTATTTAGCACAGTCAAGACATAATAACGGCA
The sequence above is drawn from the Pseudochaenichthys georgianus chromosome 22, fPseGeo1.2, whole genome shotgun sequence genome and encodes:
- the LOC139432923 gene encoding uncharacterized protein — its product is SAAFDTVNHQILLRTLQELGVSGSALSLLTSYLKDRTYKVVARISACLADISQWMSAHHLKLNLDKTEVLFLPGKDCPSLDLTINIGTSVVSPTQTARNLGVILDNNLSFTANIAATTRCCRYTLFNIRKIRPQLTQKATQVLVQALVTSRLDYCNSLLAGLPACAIRPLQLIQNAAARLVFNLPKFSHTTPLLRSLHWLPVTARIHFKTLVLAYHAANGSGPSYIQDMVKPYTPARALRSASAKRLAAPSLRGGPKFPSAKTRGFAILAPKWWNELPIEIRTAESLHTFRRRLKTHL